The following proteins are co-located in the Triticum aestivum cultivar Chinese Spring chromosome 1A, IWGSC CS RefSeq v2.1, whole genome shotgun sequence genome:
- the LOC123068405 gene encoding 60S ribosomal protein L18a has translation MVAHRFHQYQVVGRALPTPGDEQPKIYRMKLWATNEVRAKSKFWYFLRKLKKVKKANGQMLAINEIFEKNPTTIKNYGIWLRYQSRTGYHNMYKEYRDTTLNGGVEQMYTEMASRHRVRAPCIQIIKTATVDFKLCKRDNTKQFHNSKIKFPLVYQKVRPPTRKLKTTYKATRPNLFM, from the exons ATGGTCGCCCACAGG TTCCACCAGTACCAGGTGGTGGGTCGCGCGCTGCCGACCCCCGGCGATGAGCAGCCCAAGATCTACCGCATGAAGCTCTGGGCCACCAACGAGGTCCGCGCCAAGTCCAAGTTCTG GTACTTCCTGAGGAAGCTCAAGAAGGTGAAGAAGGCCAACGGCCAGATGCTCGCCATCAACGAG ATCTTTGAGAAGAACCCCACCACCATCAAGAACTACGGCATCTGGCTGCGCTACCAGAGCAGGACCGGTTACCACAACATGTACAAGGAGTACCGCGACACGACCCTGAACGGCGGCGTGGAGCAGATGTACACGGAGATGGCGTCACGGCACCGCGTGCGTGCCCCCTGCATCCAGATCATCAAGACTGCGACGGTGGACTTCAAGCTGTGCAAGAGGGACAACACGAAGCAGTTCCACAACTCCAAGATCAAGTTCCCGCTGGTGTACCAGAAGGTTCGCCCACCCACCCGCAAGCTCAAGACCACCTACAAGGCGACGAGGCCCAACCTGTTCATGTGA
- the LOC123068425 gene encoding cytochrome b561 domain-containing protein At2g30890: MLLFGRKRLLPAVSGCVILLLASSIHGASDSLEGLNHSYKSVQPLELTPKLSLQLKLHAFLLWSSVGFLMPIGVLLIRFSSNVKSAKAVRVLFYCHVAAQVAGVALATAAAALSITNFENAFNNTHQRIGVALYGLVWLQPLIGFLRPDRGVKARSVWYLAHWLLGVVVCVAGVANVYIGLHTYRERTGRSVGLWTALLTAEVSAVALAYLLQDRWNHIVRQEEAATGEERRSETETSYPANDHKEVAVMP, encoded by the exons ATGCTACTGTTTGGAAGAAAAAGACTGCTCCCTGCAGTGTCTGGCTGTGTGATTCTCTTGCTTGCAAGCTCAATCCATGGCGCTTCAGATAGCCTGGAGGGTCTGAACCACAGCTACAAGAGCGTTCAGCCATTGGAG CTGACGCCCAAACTGTCGCTGCAGCTCAAGCTCCACGCCTTCCTCCTCTGGTCGTCCGTCGGCTTCCTGATGCCGATCGGCGTGCTGCTGATCAGGTTCTCGAGCAACGTGAAGAGCGCCAAGGCCGTCAGGGTCCTCTTCTACTGCCACGTCGCCGCGCAGGTCGCCGGCGTGGCCCTGGCCACCGCCGCGGCGGCGCTGTCGATCACCAACTTCGAGAACGCGTTCAACAACACCCACCAGCGGATCGGGGTCGCCCTCTACGGCCTCGTCTGGCTCCAGCCGCTCATCGGCTTCCTCAGGCCCGACAG GGGCGTGAAGGCTCGGAGCGTGTGGTACCTGGCGCACTGGCTGCTGGGGGTGGTGGTGTGCGTCGCCGGGGTGGCCAACGTCTACATCGGCCTCCACACGTACCGGGAGAGGACGGGGAGGAGCGTCGGGCTCTGGACGGCGCTCCTCACCGCCGAGGTCTCCGCCGTGGCGCTCGCCTACCTCCTCCAGGACAGGTGGAACCACATCGTCCGGCAAGAAGAGGCGGCCACTGGCGAGGAGCGGCGGTCGGAGACGGAGACGTCGTACCCGGCCAACGACCACAAGGAGGTGGCCGTGATGCCGTAG